Proteins found in one Venturia canescens isolate UGA chromosome 8, ASM1945775v1, whole genome shotgun sequence genomic segment:
- the LOC122414479 gene encoding ATP-dependent RNA helicase dbp2-like, producing MSFRDRDRNDRRGGGGGSGGGRGGSGSRFGSNRDSGPNRYGGGSGGGRDSGGFGNSSFKNRQPGERLRKPRWDMGTLQPFRKDFYVPHPQVVSRDPHKVEAYRSDKEITVKGNAIPGPAIYFEEGGFPDYVMSEIRRQGFEAPTAIQAQGWPIALSGRDMVGIAQTGSGKTLAYILPAIVHINNQPRLNRGDGPIALVLAPTRELAQQIQQVAADFGVSSQVRNTCIFGGAPKGPQARDLERGVEICIATPGRLIDFLERGTTNLRRCTYLVLDEADRMLDMGFEPQIRKIVEQIRPDRQTLMWSATWPKEVRNLAEEFLTDYIQINVGSLQLAANHNILQIVDVCEEYEKEGKLMKLLEEISNEPENKTIIFVETKRKVDDITRAINRYGWQAIGIHGDKSQQERDYVLNQFRNSRSAILVATDVAARGLDVEDVKFVINLDYPSNSEDYVHRIGRTGRSQRTGTAYAFFTPGNAHKANDLIEVLDEAKQVVNPKLYDLSRNPGNFKRGRYGGRSGGGAGGSRGFGSRGGSRGGSRGGRDMGDRGRSDRGGDRGNKWGNSNSGGMSGGYGGNSSKPFQQSGYGGGSGSGGGYGQNGNSYGSGGGYGQRNGY from the exons AT GTCATTCCGAGACCGTGATCGCAATGACAGACGAGGAGGTGGAGGTGGCAGCGGCGGTGGTAGAGGCGGAAGCGGAAGTCGTTTTGGCAGCAATCGTGACAGCGGTCCAAACAGATACGGGGGTGGCAGCGGGGGTGGAAGAGATAGCGGTGGATTTGGCAATTCGTCTTTCAAGAACCGACAGCCAGGAGAACGTTTGCGAAAGCCCAGATGGGATATGGGTACATTACAACCGTTTAGGAAAGATTTTTATGTGCCACATCCACAAGTCGTGTCACGAGATCCGCACAAAGTAGAGGCTTATCGTTCGGACAAAGAGATCACAGTAAAGGGGAACGCAATACCCGGACCGGCAATATATTTTGAGGAAGGAGGATTTCCGGACTATGTCATGAGTGAAATTCGCAGGCAAGGTTTTGAGGCCCCCACCGCGATACAGGCTCAAGGCTGGCCGATCGCTTTGTCAGGGCGCGACATGGTTGGCATCGCTCAGACGGGTTCGGGCAAAACTTTGGCTTACATATTACCTGCGATTGTGCACATTAATAACCAACCGCGTTTGAATCGAGGGGACGGACCAATTGCTCTTGTTCTCGCTCCCACGAGAGAATTGGCCCAACAGATTCAGCAGGTAGCCGCTGACTTCGGAGTGTCCTCGCAGGTGCGGAACACATGTATATTCGGTGGTGCCCCAAAAGGACCGCAAGCTCGCGATCTTGAACGAGGCGTTGAAATCTGCATTGCCACACCCGGGAGACTGATAGATTTTCTCGAACGTGGCACCACGAACCTCCGGCGTTGCACTTATCTCGTACTCGACGAAGCCGATCGTATGCTTGATATGGGCTTCGAACCTCAGATACGTAAGATAGTCGAACAAATACGACCTGATCGACAGACTCTCATGTGGTCCGCCACTTGGCCCAAAGAAGTCCGGAACTTGGCCGAAGAATTCCTTACTGATTACATACAAATCAATGTCGGCTCGCTACAACTCGCGGCCAATCACAATATCCTTCAGATCGTTGATGTCTGCGAGGAAtacgaaaaagaaggaaaactcatgaaattGCTCGAAGAAATCTCGAACGAGCCTGAAAataaaactatcatttttgtCGAGACCAAGAGAAAGGTCGACGACATCACAAGAGCCATTAATCGATACGGATGGCAAGCTATTGGTATTCACGGAGATAAAAGTCAGCAAGAGCGGGATTACGTTCTCAATC aaTTTCGAAATAGCAGATCGGCGATTCTCGTGGCAACGGATGTTGCCGCACGAGGTTTAG ATGTGGAGGACGTGAAATTTGTGATTAATCTGGACTACCCCTCGAACTCGGAGGACTACGTACATCGTATCGGACGTACTGGACGCTCGCAACGCACCGGAACGGCCTATGCTTTCTTCACTCCTGGTAACGCACACAAAGCCAACGATCTCATTGAGGTTCTTGACGAGGCTAAACAAGTCGTTAATCCAAAGTTGTACGATTTGTCAAGAAATCCGGGGAATTTCAAGA gAGGTCGATATGGTGGACGTAGCGGCGGCGGAGCGGGTGGTTCCCGAGGTTTTGGCAGTCGAGGTGGTTCACGTGGAGGATCACGCGGTGGTCGCGATATGGGCGATCGTGGGAGATCCGATAGGGGTGGAGATCGTGGAAACAAATGGGGTAACAGCAATAGTG GTGGGATGAGTGGTGGATATGGCGGTAACAGCAGTAAACCATTCCAACAGAGCGGCTACGGTGGTGGCTCCGGTAGCGGAGGTGGTTACGGTCAAAATGGTAATTCGTACGGAAGCGGTGGAGGTTACGGACAACGGAACGGCTATTGA